The DNA region GGCCCCAGACCTCCTCGTAGAAGTCGGCGGCCTCGGTGAAGGCCGGCGTGTGCAGCTCGACGTAGCGCAGCGAGCGGAGCCGGGCGATCGGACCGGGCGGTGGTTGGTGCATGAGTCTCTCCAAGACGGGCAGGCGTGCCGGGTCAGTTGGCCCAGGGGAGCGGGAGGTCGGAGGTGCCCCAGTACAGGGACTTCTGGCGCTGGTAGGCGCGGATCGCGTCGCGGCCCTTCTCCGTACCGAGGCCGCTGTCCTTCCATCCGCTGAACGGGGTGGAGGCGCTGAACTGCTTGTAGGTGTTGATCCAGACGGTGCCGGCCTCGATACGGCGGGCGATCCGCCACGCGGCCCGAAGGTCGCGGGTCCAGATGCCGCAGGCCAGCCCGTAGACCGAGTCGTTGGCCTGGCGGACCAGATCGTCCTCGTCGTCGTAGGGCAGGGCGACCAGCACCGGTCCGAAGATCTCCTCCTGGCAGGTGCGGGAGGTGTTCGGCAGCCCGTCGAGGACGGTCGGCAGGTAGTACGCGCCGTCCTGGTACCGCTCGCCCTCGGGGGCGGACCCGCCGCACAGCACCCGCGCGCCTTCGGAGCGGGCGAGGTCCACATAGGCGGCGACGGAGTCGCGGTGGCGGTGGTGCACGAGCGGGCCGACCTGGGTGCTCGGTTCGGTGCCGGGGCCGACGCGCAACTTGCGGACGCGCTCGACGAGTTCACCGACGAACGAGTCGTAGATCTCGCGTGCGACGAAGAGCCGGGAACCGGCAATGCAGGACTGGCCGCTGGACGAGAAGATCCCGAACAGCACGCCGACCAGAGCCTGTTCGACGTCCGCGTCGGCGCGCACGATCGTTGGCGACTTGCCGCCCAGTTCCAGCGAGGCGGGGACGAGCTTCTCCGCCGCGATCGCGGCGATGGACCGGCCGGTCTCCGTGCCGCCGGTGAATCCGATGCGGGCGACGAGGGGATGGCGTACGACGGCGTCCCCGATCACCCGGCCGCTGCCGGGCAGTACCGACAGCAGGGCCGTGGGCAACCGGAAGTCGTCCAGTGCCCGGGTGATCAGACGGCCGAGGGCGAGGGATACCAGGGGGGTCCAGGCTGCGGGCTTGAGAAGGACCGCGTTCCCGGCCGCGAGCGCGGGGGCGATCTTCTGCGCGTCGCTGGCGACGGGGGAGTTCCAGGGGTTGATCGCGCCGACGACGCCGATCGGTTCGTACACGCTCATCGTGACGTACGGGCCACGGGACGGTGTGACCGTGTCCTCTGCCGTCTCCAGGGAGGCCGCCATGTAGCGGAAGGTGCCCGCCGCGCTGAGCGCGAGAGCCCGGGTCTCGGTGAGGGGCTTGCCGGTGTCGGCGGTCTGCAGGGCCGAGAGCTCGTCGGCGGCCCCTTCGGTCAGTTCGGCGATCCGGTGCAGCAGCCGGGCGCGCTCGTGGGGGAGCAGGTCCCGCCACGACGGGGCCGCGGCTGCCTTCGCCGCGGCCTCGGCCGCTTCGGCGACCTCGTCCGCCGATGCGGAGTGGACGGTGGCGAGAACGCGGCCGGTTGCCGGGTCGACGGTGTCGAGGGGCTCACCCGCGCCGCGTCGCCACTGGCCCGCGATCAGGATGTCGGTGGGGAAGTGCGGCACGGGGGTACCTCCGGGCGAGGCGGCGGAATGGGGGTGAACTTCGGGTGCGGATGCGTTCGGCGCGAGACCGGAGCGGTTGGGTTACCTGCACTGTCGAAGTGCTTGAAATCTAAGGGCTTAACTTTCTTCGCGCAAGACCCGAGTTGAAATCGGTATCGAGGGGGCCTTGAGCATGAGATCTGGGGCGGCGAGGATGGCTCGCGAGTGGACGGACGTCAGGTTTCTAAGCTCTTAACTATTGACCGCTTAGATATGGGTCCCTACTGTCTCCGCAACCCCTCTGCCCGCGGAAGGACCCCCTCCATGACGACTGTGGCCGGCAAGCCAGCCCTTGGCTCCATAGCCGCGAGACTTGAACGACTGCCGCACTCGCGCTGGCACGTCAAGGTCCGATTCCTGATCGGCGCCGTCACCTTCTTCGAGGCGTTCGACCAGCTGTTGGCCGCCTCCGCACTGCCCGTCCTGATGAAGGAATGGCACCTGACCACCGGGCAGGCCACCTTCGCCGTGACCTCCGCCTCCATCGGCATGCTGCTCGGCGCACTGGCCGCCGGCTGGTTGGGTGACCAGATCGGCCGCGTGCGCACCGTCGCCCTGGGTGTCGCCGTCACCGGTCTCGCCAGCCTGGCCGTCGCCTTCTCCGGCAGCATCGAGACCTTCTCGCTCTTCCGGTTCGTCCAGGGTCTCGGCATCGGCGGTGTCGTGCCCGTCGCGGCCACCTACATCAACGAGATCGCCCGTTCCGACAAACGGGGCCGCTTCGTCCTGCTGTACGAGATGATCTTCCCGGCGGGACTCGCCGTGGCCACCCTGGTCGCCGTATGGGTGGTCCCCAACTTCGGCTGGCGCGCGATGTTCGTCGTCGGCACCCTCCCGGTGCTGATCGCCGCCCTGCTGCCCCGCCACGTCACCGAGTCCCCGCGCTGGCTGCTGTCCCGTGGCCGTACGGAGGAAGCCGAGGAGGCCCTCGCCCGTATCGAGGCGGAGGTCGCCCAGGCCACCGCCGAGCCGCTGCCCGCACCCGTCGCGACCCTGCCCGACGAGACCTCCCAGGGCCGCCTGAGCGATTTGTTCCGGGGCCGCTATCTGCGCCGCACGGCCGTGCTGTCGGGTCTGTGGTTCGTCGCGTACTACGTCAACCACGGCATCTCCACCTGGCTGCCGTCGCTGTACACGAAGCAGTTCGGGCTGGATCTGACCACCGCGCTCGTCTACACCCTGCTCAGCAACGTCACCGGCCTGCTCGGCACGCTCGTCGTGGCCCTGCTGATCGACCGGATCGGCCGCAGGCCGGCGCTCGTCGGCGCGCTCGTCGGCACCGTGCTCTCGCTGGGCGTCCTCGCACTGGCCGGTGCGACCTCGGGCGGTCAGGTCGCCGTCTTCGCCTCCTGCACGACCTTCTTCCTCTACGCGATCAACGCGGGGCTCTACCTGTACTCGCCCGAGCTGTATCCCACGTTCAACCGGGCCAAGGGCGCCGCCTTCGGCGGTCTGTGGAACCGCATCGGCGTCATCCTCGGCCCGGTGACCGTCGGCGCGATCATCGGAGCGGGCGGCAGTCTGGCCATCGTCTTCGCGCAGCTCGCCGTCGTGGCCGCGGTGGGCGCCGTGATCGCGTGGTTCGCCG from Streptomyces sp. NBC_01591 includes:
- a CDS encoding MFS transporter, which encodes MTTVAGKPALGSIAARLERLPHSRWHVKVRFLIGAVTFFEAFDQLLAASALPVLMKEWHLTTGQATFAVTSASIGMLLGALAAGWLGDQIGRVRTVALGVAVTGLASLAVAFSGSIETFSLFRFVQGLGIGGVVPVAATYINEIARSDKRGRFVLLYEMIFPAGLAVATLVAVWVVPNFGWRAMFVVGTLPVLIAALLPRHVTESPRWLLSRGRTEEAEEALARIEAEVAQATAEPLPAPVATLPDETSQGRLSDLFRGRYLRRTAVLSGLWFVAYYVNHGISTWLPSLYTKQFGLDLTTALVYTLLSNVTGLLGTLVVALLIDRIGRRPALVGALVGTVLSLGVLALAGATSGGQVAVFASCTTFFLYAINAGLYLYSPELYPTFNRAKGAAFGGLWNRIGVILGPVTVGAIIGAGGSLAIVFAQLAVVAAVGAVIAWFAVETKGRTLEELNS
- a CDS encoding aldehyde dehydrogenase, whose protein sequence is MPHFPTDILIAGQWRRGAGEPLDTVDPATGRVLATVHSASADEVAEAAEAAAKAAAAPSWRDLLPHERARLLHRIAELTEGAADELSALQTADTGKPLTETRALALSAAGTFRYMAASLETAEDTVTPSRGPYVTMSVYEPIGVVGAINPWNSPVASDAQKIAPALAAGNAVLLKPAAWTPLVSLALGRLITRALDDFRLPTALLSVLPGSGRVIGDAVVRHPLVARIGFTGGTETGRSIAAIAAEKLVPASLELGGKSPTIVRADADVEQALVGVLFGIFSSSGQSCIAGSRLFVAREIYDSFVGELVERVRKLRVGPGTEPSTQVGPLVHHRHRDSVAAYVDLARSEGARVLCGGSAPEGERYQDGAYYLPTVLDGLPNTSRTCQEEIFGPVLVALPYDDEDDLVRQANDSVYGLACGIWTRDLRAAWRIARRIEAGTVWINTYKQFSASTPFSGWKDSGLGTEKGRDAIRAYQRQKSLYWGTSDLPLPWAN